ATGTGCACTAATATAACTAAAATGCCGTGTCAAAACATGACATTTTGAAAAATGGTGTACAAAAATGCAGTAATTCTAGCCTTCCGGAGGGAAAAATGCCTTGTTTTTAATAAAAACAACTGAAATTGGGTGTTTTTGAAAAAAAAAAGCTGTGTTGATTTTGCAAAGGATTTATTTTTATGCGGGATAGATGGTGGGTAAAAGGAGATATCTATGGTGATTCGTAATTTTTTTTCTCTTGCTGTCCTAGCCGCCGTGTGCGCCCAGGGAGCCTCCATAACGGTACAAAAGGATAATCCTGAACAGCAGGTGGTGGGTTTTGGTGCGGGTGCTGTTTATTACCAAGGGTGGGTTACCGCTCTTGGGGAATCCACCCGTGAGGCCTTTTACGATACCGCCTTTACAGGCTTGAATCTTACTCTTTTGCGTATGGGAAACTGGGCGCAGGATTTATCCGAAGGCGTCAGCAAGGATGACGTGGCTATCGTCAAGGCCGCCAAGGACCGTCAGGGAGATAAACTGAAAATCGAGATGTCCAGCTGGTCTGCCCCCGCAAACCTGAAGCCCAGCAATAGTTTGGAGGGAAGCGCTGCTGCTGGAGATAAGTCAAAGGCAACGCTTAAACCTTCGAATACGGACCCTTATGGCAAATATGTCTATAGTGATTTTGCTAGTTGGTGGAAACAGAGTTACCTGGCTTATCGTGTCGCAGGCATCCCTATTGACTACATCAGTTTGCAGAACGAACCGGACATGTTTGCCGATTACCACGAAACTTTGTTCGACCCTACAGAATCGGGTTCGGTGGCGGGTTACGCCCAGGCATTGAATGCGGTTTACGATTCCTTGAAGTCCATAGAGAATCCGCCCAAGATTTTGGGACCTGAACCCCTTGGCATCGGTTACAGCAATTTCCAGAAATACATGAATGCCCTGGATGGCAATAAACTGGATGGTTACGCTTATCACCTATACCATGCTGGGAATGGCCATGACAATTCCCTGGAAAACTACAACAATCCGGAGAACTTCCGTAGTCCTATGGATGGCATTATGACCAAGTATCTATCTTCCACCAAGCCAATCATCATGACAGAATTCTGCAGCATGGAAGAAAACGGCAAGGAAGAATATATGACGGGTCTTGCCCACATTATCCAGGTGGGATTTACTTCGGGCGGGATTGCCGGATATATTGCCTGGGAACTGTTCTGGGGCGAAGGCAAGGGACAGTTGATTGGTGTCTGCACCAAGGGCTGGGGAAGTTGCTCTGAAGACCAGATTGTCATTAGCCCCGAATACCATGCCTTGCGCCATTATTCAAAATTCGTGAATCCGGGCTGGTATGTGGTTCCGGCAATAGTTTCCGATGCTGCCGACCTTTATGCCGTTGCTTTTAGGGATGCATACGGCCGGGATTCTGTGACGGTGGTGGTCGTTAACGAAGGTTCCTCGGCCGTGAGCCTGGATGCCCCTGTAATCCAGTATGACCAGGTCCTTGTGATGGGCCATGCGGAGGAAAAATGGGAACTCGTTACGGCGGTTCAATCCGTAGAGAACGGTGAAAAGAGCAAGGTTATCGATATCGCTGATTCCTATAGTATTCCGGGAAACTCAATCACGACCTTTGTCTACAAGAACATGAACAGTTCTGCCATTCGGTTGGCTTCTGATACTCGCAGTTTGGGCGTTTCAATCGTGGGCCGTGTTGTGACTACGTCCGGCGTGAAGTCTCTGCAGGTTTTCGACATGCAGGGCCGCCCAGTTTATAAGGTGCAGAATGTGACGGGAAATGTCTCGCTTGCAAACTTGCCTGCAGGCCCCTATATTTTGCGAGTCAAAGACGGCAATTCCTGGAAGGTGCAGCGAATCCAGTTGCGGTAACTTGCAAAAGAATATCTACGACTTACTGCCAACTGTTCAGGAATCCCATGCCCAGGTTGAAGCGGATGCGGGTGGGTGCGAACCTTTTGGGAATCAGGGGCAGGTCGATGGGGCTCAGCTTGTAGCCAACACCGTCTTCTTCGCCGATACGGTCCAGGGCCCGGGCGAATATAAGGGACATGTCCACCGGTATGCTTTCGAAAAGTTTGTTGGACCATCGGATGCCAAAGCCTGCGGAGCGGTCCCAGAACCCGTGCTTGGTGAATTTGTCGGAGTTGTTCCACTTGCCGTTCCATGCCGCTCCGGCCTGGGCGAACACGTCAAGGTACAAATCCCTTGTGCTGAAAATCCACAGGCGCTTGCGCCAGTCGTCATAGACGGGGAACAGGTAGTGGATTTCGGCTATGGCGGTCTTGGTGCCTGAGCGGGTGTAGCTTTCGTTGCTACGCACGTAGGGGTAGCCTTCCAGGAATACGGCGTTGTAGTAATAGGAATCCAGGGTGTCTTCCTTGGCGTCGGTACTCCAGTTGAAAATTCCGCCCAACTTGCCCCCTGCGGCAAGCCTTGCGCCCGTTAGGGGACTCTGGACAGACCCGTAAAGGTTCAGGTCCACCTGGTGGATGTTAAAATTCCTGTAACGGGGCTTGATGGAGCCGCTTTCGGTGACGTAGAAACTTTCGGCAAAGGTGCCCGGCCTGTACAGGTCGCTGTTGGAATACTGGTAAGTGACGACGGCGCCATTCCCCTGACCGCTGATTCCGGAGCCGTCTTCGCCTTCG
Above is a genomic segment from Fibrobacter sp. containing:
- a CDS encoding T9SS type A sorting domain-containing protein; translation: MVIRNFFSLAVLAAVCAQGASITVQKDNPEQQVVGFGAGAVYYQGWVTALGESTREAFYDTAFTGLNLTLLRMGNWAQDLSEGVSKDDVAIVKAAKDRQGDKLKIEMSSWSAPANLKPSNSLEGSAAAGDKSKATLKPSNTDPYGKYVYSDFASWWKQSYLAYRVAGIPIDYISLQNEPDMFADYHETLFDPTESGSVAGYAQALNAVYDSLKSIENPPKILGPEPLGIGYSNFQKYMNALDGNKLDGYAYHLYHAGNGHDNSLENYNNPENFRSPMDGIMTKYLSSTKPIIMTEFCSMEENGKEEYMTGLAHIIQVGFTSGGIAGYIAWELFWGEGKGQLIGVCTKGWGSCSEDQIVISPEYHALRHYSKFVNPGWYVVPAIVSDAADLYAVAFRDAYGRDSVTVVVVNEGSSAVSLDAPVIQYDQVLVMGHAEEKWELVTAVQSVENGEKSKVIDIADSYSIPGNSITTFVYKNMNSSAIRLASDTRSLGVSIVGRVVTTSGVKSLQVFDMQGRPVYKVQNVTGNVSLANLPAGPYILRVKDGNSWKVQRIQLR